In the Oncorhynchus gorbuscha isolate QuinsamMale2020 ecotype Even-year linkage group LG05, OgorEven_v1.0, whole genome shotgun sequence genome, one interval contains:
- the LOC124035781 gene encoding UDP-glucuronosyltransferase 2B13-like codes for MASYNGSISSYLLISLLVASWRIYDGGKILVFPLEGSHWVNMDILIKALHSQGHTITVVRTTQSWYIKEESLHYSSITIPVIDGVEFEQFVKPIIKNVIDLERGTSSVLNFIHLQIEMFSAMSKVHGLECDMATAVLKDKDLMNTLEENQYDLVLTDPAWGTGILVAHYLQLPLVYNVRWITSGEGHLAIAPSPMSYIPMTGSGLSHKMTFTERVKNMIFYLLWEVQYRLVIQPHYQAVCDEFFQPGVDFYELLQGADLWLMRVDFVFEFPRPTMPNVIYMAGFQCKPAKPLPQELEEFVQSSGNYGVIIMSLGTFVSEFPHDIADVIAAAFAQLPQKVIWRHKGDRPATLGNNTLLVQWMPQNDLLGHPMTRLFVAHGGTNGVQEAIYHGIPVVGLPLFFDQYDNLLRLKKRGGAKLLSMATVDQNNNFLEALQEVLDEPSYRTNMQRLSRLHRDVPMEPLDTALFWIEFVMRHKGAAHLRTESYRMPWYSYHSLDVVLILLAVVVLLILLLVAIVRYLSVRSCLKRKIKGE; via the coding sequence ATGGCAAGCTACAATGGAAGCATAAGCTCATACCTTCTCATATCTTTACTGGTTGCTTCTTGGAGAATCTACGATGGTGGGAAAATTCTGGTATTTCCCTTAGAAGGTAGCCACTGGGTGAACATGGACATTCTGATCAAGGCTCTTCACTCTCAGGGACACACCATCACAGTGGTACGGACAACTCAAAGTTGGTATATTAAAGAAGAGTCTCTACATTACAGTTCTATTACAATACCTGTCATTGATGGTGTGGAATTTGAGCAATTTGTAAAGCCAATCATAAAGAATGTAATTGATTTAGAGAGAGGAACAAGCTCTGTATTAAactttatacatttgcaaatcgAGATGTTCTCTGCAATGTCTAAGGTTCATGGACTGGAATGTGACATGGCAACTGCTGTATTGAAAGACAAGGATTTAATGAACACCCTGGAGGAGAACCAGTATGACCTGGTGCTTACTGACCCAGCATGGGGGACCGGTATTTTGGTGGCTCATTATCTTCAGCTACCTCTAGTCTACAATGTACGGTGGATAACCAGTGGAGAGGGACATTTAGCCATTGCGCCATCCCCCATGTCTTATATTCCAATGACTGGATCAGGGCTCTCACACAAAATGACCTTCACAGAGAGAGTAAAGAATATGATTTTCTATTTGCTTTGGGAAGTTCAGTACAGACTTGTAATCCAGCCACATTACCAGGCTGTTTGTGATGAGTTTTTCCAACCAGGTGTGGACTTCTATGAGTTATTACAGGGGGCTGATCTGTGGCTCATGAGAGTTGACTTTGTGTTTGAGTTCCCTCGTCCCACCATGCCTAATGTTATCTATATGGCAGGGTTCCAATGTAAACCTGCAAAGCCTCTTCCCCAAGAACTAGAGGAGTTTGTTCAGAGTTCTGGGAATTATGGAGTCATTATCATGTCTTTGGGGACTTTTGTGTCTGAGTTTCCACATGATATAGCTGATGTgatagctgctgcttttgcccAACTGCCTCAGAAGGTAATCTGGAGACACAAAGGAGACAGGCCAGCTACTCTGGGCAACAATACCTTACTAGTTCAATGGATGCCGCAAAATGATCTGTTAGGACATCCAATGACGAGGCTGTTTGTAGCTCATGGAGGAACAAATGGGGTTCAAGAGGCTATTTACCATGGAATTCCTGTTGTGGGTCTACCTCTGTTTTTTGATCAATATGACAACCTCCTTCGTCTGAAAAAAAGAGGAGGAGCGAAGCTTTTATCCATGGCAACAGTAGACCAGAACAATAACTTCCTGGAGGCCTTGCAGGAAGTTCTGGATGAGCCATCCTACAGGACGAACATGCAGAGACTCTCCAGGCTACACAGGGACGTGCCAATGGAGCCTCTGGACACTGCCCTCTTCTGGATTGAGTTTGTCATGAGACACAAAGGTGCTGCTCACCTGCGTACAGAGTCCTACAGAATGCCTTGGTACTCCTACCACTCTCTAGATGTTGTCCTGATATTGTTGGCTGTTGTAGTACTGCTTATTCTTCTTCTTGTTGCAATAGTCAGATATTTAAGCGTTAGAAGTTGCTTGAAAAGAAAGATTAAAGGTGAATGA